From one Triticum urartu cultivar G1812 chromosome 3, Tu2.1, whole genome shotgun sequence genomic stretch:
- the LOC125545069 gene encoding cytochrome P450 94B3-like: MELSFTSAHPMLLFLLLPLLYVLRLRRNTRKQPHADGLKAYPIIGTLPHFVKNQDCLVEWSAGVVARCPTHTMVFDFKGLGLMAGAITANPANVEYIVKTNFQNYPKGEFVVSAMADFLGHGIFNSDGDQWLSQRKAASYEFSKRSLRNFVVSTVRFEVVERLLPLLSRAELEGLTLDMQDVLERFAFDNICCVAFDEDPACLTDDGLGLNGRAEFMHALNDAQMMIMARFMSPVKWAWRVKKLLNMGPERRMSEALATIHGYVDRIIRDRGERGAAGLARKDDFLSRFVSSGEHSNESLRDVVTSFIIAGRDTTSSALTWFFWLVSRRREVEDKIVREIRAVRASSGSADAAFSLDELREMHYLHAAVTESMRLYPPVAMDSRCCKHDDVLPDGTFVGKGWQVSYSAYAMARLEEIWGEDCAEYRPERWLDEEGAFRPESSFKYPVFHAGPRMCLGKEMAYIQMKSIAACVLERFSFQFIGGESRPGVVFSVTLRMEGGLPMQVKKRGALSS, encoded by the coding sequence ATGGAGCTCTCGTTCACCTCGGCCCATCCCATGCTCCTCTTCCTGCTCCTACCTCTACTCTATGTCCTCCGCCTACGTCGGAACACCAGAAAGCAACCTCACGCCGACGGCCTCAAGGCCTACCCCATCATCGGCACGCTCCCGCACTTCGTCAAGAACCAGGACTGCCTCGTCGAGTGGTCGGCCGGCGTCGTCGCTCGTTGCCCCACGCACACCATGGTCTTCGACTTCAAGGGTCTCGGCCTCATGGCCGGTGCCATCACCGCGAATCCGGCCAATGTGGAATACATCGTGAAGACCAACTTCCAGAACTACCCCAAGGGTGAGTTCGTGGTGTCTGCCATGGCGGACTTCCTTGGCCATGGCATCTTCAACTCCGACGGCGACCAGTGGCTCTCGCAGCGCAAGGCCGCCAGCTACGAGTTCAGCAAGCGCTCGTTGAGAAACTTCGTGGTCAGCACCGTCCGGTTCGAGGTCGTCGAGCGGCTGCTGCCTCTGCTCTCCCGGGCGGAGCTAGAAGGCCTGACGCTGGACATGCAGGACGTTCTCGAGCGCTTCGCGTTCGACAACATCTGCTGCGTCGCCTTCGACGAGGACCCGGCGTGCCTCACCGACGACGGCCTGGGGTTGAATGGGCGTGCCGAGTTCATGCATGCCTTGAACGACGCGCAGATGATGATCATGGCCCGGTTCATGTCGCCGGTCAAGTGGGCATGGCGGGTCAAGAAGCTACTCAACATGGGACCGGAGAGGCGGATGAGCGAGGCACTCGCCACGATTCACGGCTACGTCGACAGGATCATCCGTGACCGCGGCGAGAGGGGAGCGGCCGGGCTGGCGCGCAAGGACGACTTCCTCTCACGCTTCGTCTCCAGCGGCGAGCACAGCAACGAGAGCCTTCGTGATGTGGTCACCAGCTTCATCATAGCCGGGCGGGACACCACCTCATCAGCGCTCACTTGGTTCTTCTGGCTCGTGTCCCGGCGGCGCGAGGTGGAGGACAAGATCGTCCGCGAGATACGCGCGGTGCGAGCGTCCAGCGGGAGCGCGGATGCAGCCTTCAGCTTGGACGAGCTGCGCGAGATGCACTACCTGCACGCAGCGGTCACGGAGTCCATGCGTCTATACCCACCCGTGGCCATGGACTCGCGCTGCTGCAAGCATGACGACGTCCTGCCCGATGGCACGTTCGTCGGTAAAGGTTGGCAGGTCTCCTACAGCGCGTATGCCATGGCGCGGTTGGAGGAGATATGGGGCGAGGACTGTGCAGAGTACCGGCCAGAGCGATGGCTCGATGAGGAGGGTGCGTTCCGGCCAGAGAGCTCGTTTAAGTACCCGGTCTTCCATGCCGGGCCGAGGATGTGCCTCGGCAAAGAGATGGCTTACATACAGATGAAGTCCATTGCTGCCTGCGTGTTGGAGAGGTTCAGCTTCCAGTTCATCGGAGGCGAGAGCCGGCCAGGGGTTGTGTTCTCCGTGACCTTGCGTATGGAGGGCGGCTTGCCGATGCAAGTGAAGAAGAGGGGGGCACTGAGCAGCTAG
- the LOC125545070 gene encoding cytochrome P450 94B3-like yields MELPLTSALLLLLPLLCFLWLRRETRRQTRPDGLKAYPIIGTLPHFVKNQHRLIEWSAGVLARCPTHTMTFNFRGLGLGAGVMTANPANVEHVAKTNFQNYPKGEFVVSVIEDLLGRGIFNSDGDQWLRQRKAASYEFNTRSLRSFVVSAVSSEVVDRLLPLLERAGRDGRTLDVQDVLERFAFDTICCVVFDEDPACLAEEEEEEDGPGADGDGRAEFMRALTDAQNIVMARFMSPVKWAWRLQRLLNVGPERRMRDAVATIHGYIDRAVRERGESGAARKDDFLSRFASSGEHSDEGLRDAVTNFIVAGRDTTSSALSWFFWLLSGRPDVEGKIVREIRAARASSGNGDAALGYEELRSMQYLHAAITESMRLYPPVAMDTHCCRREDVLPDGTLVGKGWQVTYSAYAMARLEELWGADCAEFQPERWLDEEGAFRPESTAKYPVFHAGPRMCLGKEMAYIQMKSIVAGVVERFSLRHVGGEGHPRLVMSLTLRMGGGLPMQVKKRAEGAS; encoded by the coding sequence ATGGAGCTTCCGTTGACCTCGGCCCTGCTCCTGCTCCTGCCTCTGCTCTGCTTCCTCTGGCTACGCCGGGAGACCAGGAGGCAGACTCGCCCCGACGGCCTCAAGGCCTACCCCATCATCGGCACGCTCCCCCACTTCGTCAAGAACCAGCACCGCCTCATCGAGTGGTCGGCCGGCGTCCTCGCGCGCTGCCCCACCCACACCATGACCTTCAACTTCCGGGGCCTCGGCCTCGGGGCCGGCGTCATGACGGCCAACCCGGCCAACGTCGAGCACGTCGCCAAGACCAACTTCCAGAACTACCCCAAGGGCGAGTTCGTGGTGTCCGTCATCGAGGACCTGCTCGGCCGCGGCATCTTCAACTCCGACGGCGACCAGTGGCTCCGGCAGCGCAAGGCCGCCAGCTACGAGTTCAACACGCGGTCGCTGAGGAGCTTCGTGGTCAGCGCCGTCAGCTCCGAGGTCGTCGACCGGCTGCTGCCGCTGCTGGAGCGCGCGGGGCGCGACGGGCGGACGCTGGACGTGCAGGACGTGCTGGAGCGCTTCGCGTTCGACACCATCTGCTGCGTCGTCTTCGACGAGGACCCGGCGTGCCtcgccgaggaggaggaggaggaggacggacCGGGGGCGGACGGGGACGGGCGTGCCGAGTTCATGCGCGCCCTGACCGACGCGCAGAACATCGTCATGGCCCGGTTCATGTCGCCGGTCAAGTGGGCGTGGCGGCTCCAGAGGCTGCTCAACGTGGGGCCGGAGAGGCGGATGCGCGACGCGGTCGCCACCATCCACGGCTACATCGACAGGGCCGTCCGCGAGCGCGGCGAGAGTGGGGCGGCCCGCAAGGACGACTTCCTGTCGCGCTTCGCGTCGAGCGGCGAGCACAGCGACGAGGGCCTCCGCGACGCGGTCACCAACTTCATCGTCGCCGGGCGGGACACGACGTCGTCGGCGCTCAGCTGGTTCTTCTGGCTGCTGTCCGGGCGGCCCGACGTGGAGGGCAAGATCGTGCGCGAGATCCGCGCGGCGCGCGCGTCGAGCGGGAATGGGGATGCGGCGTTGGGCTACGAGGAGCTGCGCTCGATGCAGTACCTGCACGCGGCGATCACGGAGTCGATGCGGCTGTACCCGCCGGTGGCCATGGACACGCACTGCTGCCGGCGCGAGGATGTCCTGCCGGACGGCACGCTCGTCGGCAAGGGGTGGCAGGTCACCTACAGCGCGTACGCCATGGCGCGGCTGGAGGAGCTGTGGGGCGCGGACTGCGCGGAGTTCCAGCCGGAGCGGTGGCTGGACGAGGAGGGGGCGTTCCGGCCGGAGAGCACGGCCAAGTACCCGGTGTTCCACGCGGGGCCGAGGATGTGCCTCGGCAAGGAGATGGCCTACATACAGATGAAGTCCATCGTTGCCGGCGTGGTGGAGAGGTTCAGCCTCCGGCACGTCGGCGGCGAGGGGCACCCCCGGCTCGTCATGTCGCTGACGCTGCGCATGGGAGGCGGCCTGCCCATGCAGGTGAAGAAGAGAGCAGAGGGAGCTAGCTAG